From a single Lolium rigidum isolate FL_2022 chromosome 7, APGP_CSIRO_Lrig_0.1, whole genome shotgun sequence genomic region:
- the LOC124679125 gene encoding uncharacterized protein LOC124679125 gives MSRMGSGGKNRVSWLWRAPGRALCRARDLYVRGLTSCAGQFPGDAAFGYPSFPGTPRSCSRSGDDFRSYSASPSSSSRSFAGDSDLRELMRAASERRAPPPEPPVVPRSQSVAMGKIDEDRPCDFGGLAGADVAFGRSRSYAVSRFGQRGRAATMQAA, from the coding sequence ATGAGCCGAATGGGCAGCGGCGGCAAGAATCGGGTGAGCTGGCTGTGGCGGGCGCCGGGACGGGCGCTGTGCCGCGCGCGCGACCTCTACGTGCGGGGCCTCACCAGCTGCGCGGGCCAGTTCCCGGGCGACGCCGCCTTCGGCTACCCGTCCTTCCCCGGCACGCCCAGGTCCTGCAGCAGGTCCGGCGACGACTTCCGCAGCTACTCCGCCTCCCCGTCCTCCTCGTCGCGCTCCTTCGCCGGCGACAGCGACCTGCGGGAGCTCATGCGCGCCGCGTCAGAGAGgcgggcgccgccgccggagccgccggtCGTGCCGAGGAGCCAGAGCGTGGCCATGGGGAAGATCGACGAGGACAGGCCCTGCGACTTCGGCGGTCTCGCCGGCGCCGACGTGGCGTTTGGCAGGAGCCGGAGCTACGCCGTCTCTCGCTTTGGGCAGAGGGGGAGGGCCGCGACTATGCAGGCCGCTTGA